A genomic window from Pecten maximus chromosome 2, xPecMax1.1, whole genome shotgun sequence includes:
- the LOC117342391 gene encoding myc box-dependent-interacting protein 1-like, protein MAEHSKGGIFTRAQKTLTRTKAKVLQNLGKAEKTSDEKLDEYVHKLDKQQETANKFQKELRTYINAAKAMQNASRSLFTTIQETYEDEWDGGNKIHENLQVCVVLKLGCIIGYSIWGCSDNLKVYYRIQKWCIHKHFQQTFSLFAAMQNASRSLFTTIQETYEDEWDGGNKIHENLQSVELMWADYIQNLQERVQEPMTAYISHITPLRARIAKRGRKLVDYDNTRHNLEVVQNAKKRDENKISKAKEDAEQAKMIYTEMNDYLHVDLPEFYKSRVSLYGSTFDKLFGSECMFHSELGKLAEDIGNFAKKLSDENQFTYRPRPISKALSHENTHVVNGENGDHTNGNSGYESSSPATTPTRPSQPPMLNGHDEDEGHHSPPESPLYQNNLSFQETVALSPPQVESKPDTEETASPQDESEPSQPADVEQTSPTHEEVTTTQSEENEEKVEEMTKSQETPTSDDTPSQEVPDKVNPDDAPDYPPPAVPTIPPPTTRDSPVMQMTEEESLPSEEPEPQAEEAVTQAPVYDIVPSPAEAKPKEDEVDMSKFNDDNLYEVPKSNAPLEEKLPDGALYKVVTTHSYKREDDDELSFEKGDIIYVMTYNGSEDLDDGWLMGMKKSTGILGVFPENFTKREN, encoded by the exons GTTCTACAGAATCTTGGAAAAGCTGAAAAGACCTCCGATGAAAAGTTAGACGAATATGTTCACAAGCTTGACAAACAGCAG gaAACTGCAAACAAATTCCAGAAAGAACTACGCACCTACATCAATGCTGCAAAAG CGATGCAGAATGCTTCAAGGTCCTTGTTTACCACAATACAGGAGACATACGAGGACGAATGGGACGGTGGAAATAAGATACACGAAAACCTCCAGGTATGTGTTGTGTTAAAATTGgggtgtattataggatacagtatcTGGGGGTGTTCAGATAACCTTAaggtgtattataggataca AAAATGGTGTATCCACAAACATTTCCAacaaacattttctttgtttgCAGCGATGCAGAATGCTTCAAGGTCTTTGTTTACCACAATACAGGAGACATACGAGGACGAATGGGACGGTGGAAATAAGATACACGAAAACCTCCAg tCCGTGGAGTTAATGTGGGCAGACTACATCCAGAATCTTCAGGAAAGAGTGCAAGAACCAATGACGGCATATATCAGTCATATCACCCCCCTCAGG GCACGGATTGCCAAGCGAGGACGTAAGCTGGTCGACTACGATAACACACGACACAATCTGGAAGTCGTACAGAACGCAAAAAAGAGGGACGAAAACAAAATATCCAAG GCAAAGGAAGATGCTGAACAGGCAAAGATGATTTACACAGAAATGAACGACTACCTCCATGTGGATCTCCCCGAATTCTACAAAAG TCGTGTAAGTCTGTATGGCTCGACATTCGACAAACTGTTTGGCTCAGAATGTATGTTTCACTCTGAACTTGGAAAG TTAGCTGAAGATATTGGTAACTTTGCCAAGAAGTTATCAGATGAGAACCAGTTTACCTACAGACCACGCCCCATTAGCAAGGCTTTATCACACGA AAACACACATGTAGTTAATGGTGAGAATGGCGACCATACCAACGGCAACAGTGGGTACGAGTCCTCCAGTCCGGCGACAACACCTACAAGGCCATCACAACCTCCCATGTTAAACGGCCATGATGAAGACGAAGGACATCATTCACCGCCAGAAA GCCCATTGTATCAGAACAACTTGTCCTTCCAAGAAACTGTGGCCTTGTCCCCACCTCAGGTGGAGAGTAAACCAGACACGGAGGAGACGGCTTCACCTCAGGACGAGAGTGAGCCATCACAGCCAGCCGATGTTGAGCAGACATCCCCCACACACGAGGAGGTCACCACCACTCAG TCTGAGGAGAATGAAGAAAAAGTTGAAGAAATGACCAAATCTCAGGAAACACCCACCTCTGACGACACACCCTCTCAGGAAGTACCCGACAAGGTAAATCCAGATGATGCGCCGGACTATCCTCCACCAGCTGTCCCGACAATCCCTCCTCCCACCACCAGAGACTCGCCTGTGATGCAGATGACAGAAGAGGAATCATTACCTTCAGAAGAGCCGGAGCCTCAAGCAGAGGAAGCTGTAACACAAGCACCAGTGTATGATATTGTTCCGTCACCAGCAGAAGCTAAACCTAAAGAGGACGAAGTGGACATGAGTAAATTCAATGATGACAATTTATATGAAGTGCCAAAGTCAAATGCACCATTGGAAGAGAAACTACCGGACGGAGCTCTGTATAAG GTTGTGACGACTCACTCCTACAAGAGAGAAGACGATGACGAACTCAGTTTTGAGAAGGGTGACATCATATATGTAATGACTTATAATGGCTCCGAGGATTTG